In Carya illinoinensis cultivar Pawnee chromosome 9, C.illinoinensisPawnee_v1, whole genome shotgun sequence, the following are encoded in one genomic region:
- the LOC122277269 gene encoding L-ascorbate oxidase homolog: MGEKKFVLLLCFFAAAMSTIRGEDPYLFFTWNVSYGTIAPLGVPQQGILINGQFPGPNINSTTNNNVVVNIFNNLDEPFLLTWNGIQHRKNSWQDGTLGTMCPIPPKTNYTYHIQVKDQIGSYVYYPTTAMHRAAGAFGGLRVNSRLLIPVPYADPEDDYTVLIGDWYTKSHSTLRKFLDGGRALGRPDGVLINGKSAKGDGKDKPLFSMKPGKTYKYRICNVGLKNSLNFRIQGHTMKLVEMEGSHTVQNTYQSLDVHVGQCFTVLVTADQKPKDYLMVASTRFTKSVLTGKGLISYTNGKGPASPEIPEAPVGWAWSLNQFRTFRWNLTSSAARPNPQGSFHYGAINITRTIKLVNTAGKVDGKLRYAVNGISHIDPVTPLKLAEYYGVTEKVFKYDIISDNPPAKDADKMTMAPNVFNMTFRNFVEIIFENHEKSIQSWHLDGYSFFAVAIEPGRWTPERRKNYNLLDAVSRHTVQVFPKSWAAILLTFDNAGMWNIRSEVAERRYLGQQLYTSILSPARSLRDEYNIPDNALLCGVVKGMPKPPPYSI; the protein is encoded by the exons atgggaGAAAAGAAGTTTGTGTTGCTGTTGTGCTTCTTTGCCGCGGCAATGTCTACGATCCGGGGTGAGGACCCTTACCTCTTCTTCACATGGAACGTCTCCTATGGGACCATTGCTCCACTTGGAGTCCCCCAACAAGGCATTCTCATAAACGGTCAATTTCCTGGACCCAATATCAACTCCACAACCAACAACAACGTCGTCGTCAATATCTTCAATAACCTAGACGAGCCATTTCTGTTGACATG GAACGGCATCCAGCACAGGAAAAACTCCTGGCAAGACGGAACGCTTGGAACTATGTGCCCGATTCCCCCCAAGACAAACTACACCTATCACATCCAAGTCAAGGACCAAATCGGCAGCTACGTCTACTATCCCACCACCGCCATGCACAGGGCAGCTGGTGCTTTCGGTGGCCTACGCGTAAATAGTCGCTTACTCATTCCTGTCCCGTATGCAGATCCTGAGGATGATTACACCGTCCTTATTGGCGACTGGTACACTAAAAGCCACTCCACCCTTAGAAAATTCTTGGATGGTGGCCGCGCCCTTGGTAGGCCAGACGGTGTCCTTATCAATGGAAAATCTGCTAAGGGCGATGGCAAGGACAAGCCTTTGTTCAGCATGAAGCCTGGAAAGACCTACAAATACAGAATCTGCAATGTTGGTCTCAAGAACTCCCTTAACTTCAGAATCCAAGGCCATACCATGAAGTTGGTGGAGATGGAGGGCTCCCACACAGTCCAAAACACGTACCAATCTCTCGACGTGCACGTGGGGCAATGTTTCACAGTTCTTGTCACTGCGGACCAAAAGCCGAAGGACTACTTAATGGTGGCCTCCACTCGGTTCACCAAGAGCGTGCTTACTGGCAAGGGTCTCATCAGCTATACCAATGGCAAGGGCCCAGCCTCACCTGAAATCCCTGAGGCCCCTGTCGGTTGGGCCTGGTCTCTCAATCAATTCCGGACTTTCCGTTGGAACCTCACTTCCAGTGCTGCCAGGCCTAACCCCCAAGGCTCATTCCATTACGGTGCCATTAACATTACCCGCACTATCAAGCTCGTGAACACAGCTGGCAAGGTTGACGGCAAGCTTCGTTATGCTGTCAATGGCATCTCCCACATTGACCCTGTCACCCCACTAAAGCTAGCCGAGTACTATGGAGTCACAGAAAAGGTCTTCAAATATGACATCATCTCTGATAACCCACCAGCTAAAGATGCAGACAAAATGACTATGGCGCCGAATGTCTTTAACATGACTTTCCGCAACTTCGTCGAGATCATCTTTGAGAACCATGAGAAGAGCATACAGTCTTGGCATTTGGATGGGTATTCCTTCTTCGCAGTCGC caTTGAGCCTGGGAGATGGACCCCAGAACGCCGGAAGAACTACAATCTTTTGGACGCTGTAAGCAGGCACACTGTCCAGGTTTTTCCCAAATCATGGGCAGCCATCCTCTTGACATTTGATAATGCTGGAATGTGGAACATAAGATCCGAGGTGGCAGAGAGGCGTTACCTGGGACAACAGCTCTATACTAGTATTTTGTCTCCTGCACGCTCCCTTAGGGACGAGTACAATATTCCGGACAATGCCTTGCTCTGTGGTGTTGTCAAGGGTATGCCCAAGCCCCCACCGTACAGCATCTAA